One window of Botrimarina mediterranea genomic DNA carries:
- a CDS encoding carboxypeptidase-like regulatory domain-containing protein, translating into MTQQTPATNSRSLFAWLLAGVAAALVGVLAAVVLCLQTMEHQQLIACWTDHLHTPLIADNLAARNDKQSLCAAAYFDVQGTSIDALAKGLVDQHADSQVIYISAYATRGRDGEVLLLTEDFDPLTARNGVAFEALLRRIESDPTPKLLVLDLSWELAEGLAGMLPCDIGREVHERLRATPLKNCLTLVSCAAGESPTRIEGVGRTTFGYFFEMGLAGAADSCNESHITDGRVTALELANYVTERVTRWSRRHGAETQSPKTYHHGDTDLTLAPARRAELVSAKSQTPEPYPDWLVEGWRRRDSWKASGEAFVIPRLVKRYEAELIEAESRWRWGVIANHSERWETNCRTVLQEIESAQKRLAATPVVSLAQLTTPANQDYLQAWLAWFAATDKQAAAGVFSSAVDGASYTDLAQAAALAIAESGEQLRDGLIIATDELARRSSSPHFIEVADLRMLAEVAKKRSDAETSTLAEFLRVATLRSQVGADYDLPAALVAELDIANQNRQSAWAALVSPGFASLNDARAYNRQAMRGYQAIVSRQRLYHRAQLSVDRALDTLPSMAPLLRVLSRDRNDWTAALRYTDQLLSMLQAKTGQNDDAIDATTGRLEQRLERLTQIASVEAVALLADEVRDGDAKRAQLADALLATPLLAADERATLVSALREAAAQTAALLYAFAHEPHGVEASNGLPPSFQEATRTEDLAKWEAEMALATLRLARLSQVGPKRVSDALCSPAELRMAIKDAQVADLSRLSPSELRCACFVLPPRPFQPLLDKQEQTPTLVGEIAQREAWARRYASRIFDAAKDLQAPSPYLDLARRLDANVATKTAWLRVNGATDGTPVSLAGFSSSEPTVSLPVRVDHSADESPIIEVLQPADCLRIRQEVRRVPSGSEVQLTLQLRDDATVVQQLATHGVLLRVRRGDVVTHRRIATPGVASVSPVELLVEIAGVSIPWSDRIELPPTSGPTPLRLIAVNHSDRCISLQAEVDTGVTLHAETQIEAGSEKPLIFAPLAPPAEGAATAEVLPSLAVTLRDGAAELMKGTAVLGVAEPASYLRLRDARYVNDGVTAPRLRFIVERLEASPSPISLLWTVANERSQRGPVVRGGTLAATLTTDSPVATLEAEVATGIGSLQKLNAVATINGVVGALTFTSDSQIGTRSSVLKRSTKPILQLVAPTMIASGSPLPYSIDTQSTPKGVKLEVTLVPASSSGSALSAATHRYPTARRHAVSMTAPSKPGDMTVVSTIGAWDGEFDSMGLSGHWRVVAVAIDEDGVIVARSNAEVMIDGEAPSRVDLTTQTPLVAGKPAGFRIDAADDLSGVDSVRLYLGYPIENAPPADAKPIVAAPLAGEPGAWSAALPMPAATTAVVTVEVTDRVGKVRNKTQQLVLIDEATAALGSVAGTVVEGVLPQPNLTVELRDPQQQPVASSKTDAKGAFHFAGVKPGKYLVWSIKAASQRVDAAAVDVQAGAEAKVDLRLSF; encoded by the coding sequence GCTGGCGGCGGTAGTGCTTTGCCTTCAAACAATGGAGCATCAGCAGCTAATTGCTTGCTGGACGGATCATCTCCACACGCCGCTCATCGCCGATAATCTAGCCGCTCGTAACGACAAGCAGTCGCTCTGCGCCGCCGCGTACTTCGACGTCCAAGGGACATCGATCGACGCGCTAGCGAAAGGCCTCGTCGATCAGCACGCCGACTCGCAAGTGATTTACATCAGCGCGTACGCAACGCGCGGTCGCGATGGCGAGGTGCTGCTGCTTACGGAAGACTTCGATCCCTTAACGGCTCGCAACGGAGTCGCTTTCGAAGCCTTGCTTCGGCGCATCGAGTCGGACCCGACGCCCAAGTTGCTGGTGCTCGACCTGTCATGGGAACTTGCCGAGGGGTTGGCCGGCATGCTGCCATGCGACATTGGTCGAGAGGTGCACGAGCGGCTCCGGGCGACGCCTCTCAAGAACTGCCTGACGCTCGTCAGTTGTGCTGCCGGAGAATCGCCGACACGGATCGAAGGCGTTGGGCGAACAACTTTTGGATACTTCTTCGAGATGGGTCTCGCCGGCGCCGCGGACAGCTGCAACGAATCGCATATCACCGATGGCCGGGTTACAGCTCTAGAGTTAGCTAACTACGTCACCGAGCGTGTGACACGCTGGTCGCGACGACACGGCGCCGAGACGCAGAGCCCAAAGACCTACCACCATGGTGATACCGATCTCACCTTGGCGCCTGCACGCCGTGCTGAGCTAGTTTCGGCAAAATCCCAAACGCCCGAGCCCTATCCAGACTGGCTCGTCGAAGGATGGCGGAGGCGCGATAGCTGGAAGGCCAGCGGTGAGGCCTTCGTGATTCCACGGCTTGTCAAACGCTACGAGGCTGAGCTTATCGAAGCCGAAAGCCGCTGGCGATGGGGAGTCATCGCAAACCACAGTGAGCGTTGGGAAACCAATTGCCGCACGGTTCTGCAAGAGATTGAGTCTGCCCAAAAGCGACTCGCCGCCACCCCTGTTGTATCGCTTGCCCAATTGACAACGCCTGCGAATCAAGACTACTTACAAGCTTGGCTGGCTTGGTTTGCGGCGACCGACAAGCAAGCGGCAGCCGGAGTGTTCTCATCAGCCGTTGACGGCGCTAGCTACACGGACCTCGCCCAGGCGGCGGCGCTCGCGATCGCCGAATCGGGAGAGCAACTGCGCGACGGCCTGATCATTGCTACTGACGAGTTGGCGCGACGGTCTAGCTCGCCGCACTTCATTGAAGTCGCCGACCTCCGGATGCTAGCCGAAGTCGCTAAAAAGCGGTCCGACGCCGAGACCTCAACGCTCGCCGAGTTCTTGCGGGTGGCGACGCTGCGATCTCAGGTCGGCGCCGACTATGACTTGCCAGCGGCGCTCGTAGCGGAGCTCGACATCGCCAATCAGAATCGACAATCGGCATGGGCGGCGCTGGTTTCGCCGGGTTTCGCGTCACTGAACGACGCCCGAGCGTATAACCGTCAAGCGATGCGGGGCTATCAAGCGATCGTCTCTCGCCAGCGGCTCTACCACCGGGCGCAACTATCCGTCGATCGCGCGCTCGATACCCTGCCGTCGATGGCGCCACTGCTGAGAGTCTTGTCCAGAGACCGTAACGATTGGACCGCCGCCTTAAGGTACACGGACCAACTGCTCTCAATGCTGCAAGCGAAAACCGGTCAGAACGACGACGCCATTGACGCGACCACTGGGCGGCTTGAGCAACGATTGGAGCGACTGACACAGATTGCCAGCGTCGAAGCCGTGGCGCTGCTCGCTGACGAAGTCCGGGATGGCGACGCAAAGCGAGCGCAGTTGGCGGACGCCTTACTCGCCACGCCGTTGCTCGCGGCAGATGAGAGGGCGACGCTAGTTTCCGCCCTTCGTGAGGCCGCGGCACAGACGGCAGCGTTGCTGTACGCCTTTGCCCACGAGCCGCACGGCGTCGAAGCTAGCAATGGATTGCCCCCGAGTTTCCAGGAAGCAACTCGGACTGAGGATCTGGCGAAGTGGGAGGCCGAGATGGCTCTGGCCACGCTTCGGCTCGCACGCCTCTCGCAGGTGGGGCCCAAGCGGGTATCCGATGCCCTCTGCTCACCTGCCGAGCTACGCATGGCGATCAAGGACGCCCAAGTCGCTGACCTCAGTAGATTGTCTCCGTCGGAATTGCGTTGCGCTTGCTTCGTGCTGCCGCCGCGTCCTTTTCAGCCGCTCCTCGACAAACAAGAGCAGACTCCGACCCTTGTGGGCGAGATTGCGCAACGAGAAGCATGGGCCCGTCGCTACGCATCCCGCATCTTCGACGCGGCGAAAGACTTGCAGGCCCCATCGCCTTACCTAGACCTCGCCCGCCGCCTCGATGCTAACGTTGCGACCAAGACCGCATGGCTGAGGGTAAATGGCGCGACAGATGGGACCCCAGTTTCGCTCGCCGGCTTCTCTTCAAGCGAGCCGACCGTGTCGTTGCCGGTGCGGGTCGATCACTCGGCGGACGAATCCCCAATCATTGAAGTGTTGCAGCCCGCCGATTGCCTTCGGATTCGCCAAGAAGTGCGACGCGTGCCCTCAGGGTCGGAGGTGCAGCTCACTTTACAGCTCCGAGACGATGCAACCGTCGTCCAGCAACTCGCGACCCACGGTGTGCTGCTGCGGGTCCGACGCGGTGACGTAGTGACGCATCGCCGAATCGCCACCCCCGGCGTTGCGTCAGTATCGCCCGTCGAGCTACTGGTCGAGATCGCCGGTGTAAGTATCCCGTGGAGTGACCGGATCGAATTGCCGCCCACGTCAGGCCCGACGCCGCTGCGTCTCATTGCGGTGAATCATTCCGACCGATGCATCTCGCTGCAAGCTGAAGTAGACACGGGCGTTACGCTGCACGCGGAGACGCAAATCGAAGCTGGTTCAGAGAAGCCGTTGATATTTGCGCCATTGGCGCCGCCCGCCGAAGGCGCCGCAACGGCGGAAGTCCTCCCCTCGCTTGCAGTGACGCTCCGTGATGGCGCCGCCGAGCTGATGAAGGGGACGGCGGTTCTCGGAGTAGCAGAACCCGCCTCGTACCTCCGTCTTCGTGACGCACGCTACGTTAACGACGGCGTGACGGCGCCACGGTTGAGATTCATCGTCGAACGGCTCGAAGCGTCGCCTAGCCCCATCAGCCTGCTCTGGACCGTAGCGAACGAACGAAGCCAGCGTGGACCCGTCGTACGAGGTGGAACGCTCGCCGCTACTCTCACCACCGACTCGCCCGTGGCGACGCTGGAGGCCGAAGTGGCGACAGGCATCGGATCGCTCCAGAAATTGAACGCCGTCGCCACGATCAACGGCGTCGTCGGCGCCCTGACATTCACTAGCGACAGTCAAATCGGTACGCGCTCGTCGGTGCTCAAGCGGTCGACGAAACCGATTCTACAGCTAGTCGCCCCCACAATGATCGCGTCGGGATCACCACTGCCGTACTCAATCGATACGCAATCGACTCCGAAAGGAGTGAAGCTCGAGGTGACGCTCGTTCCGGCGAGCTCCAGCGGATCGGCGCTGTCCGCGGCAACGCACCGCTATCCGACGGCCCGTCGGCACGCCGTCTCGATGACGGCGCCGAGCAAGCCCGGTGATATGACGGTCGTCAGCACGATTGGTGCGTGGGACGGGGAGTTCGATTCGATGGGCCTATCGGGCCATTGGCGAGTGGTTGCCGTCGCTATCGATGAGGACGGCGTCATTGTCGCTCGCTCAAACGCCGAGGTCATGATTGACGGTGAGGCGCCGAGCCGGGTCGATTTGACGACACAGACGCCGTTGGTAGCCGGCAAACCGGCCGGGTTTCGTATCGATGCGGCGGACGACCTTTCGGGTGTTGACTCGGTTCGTCTCTACCTCGGTTATCCTATCGAGAACGCCCCACCCGCCGACGCCAAGCCGATTGTCGCCGCACCGCTGGCCGGCGAACCCGGCGCTTGGTCGGCGGCGCTGCCGATGCCGGCGGCGACGACAGCGGTCGTCACCGTCGAGGTGACCGATCGCGTCGGCAAGGTTCGCAACAAGACACAGCAGCTTGTGCTAATCGACGAGGCAACTGCTGCTCTGGGGAGTGTCGCGGGAACCGTCGTCGAGGGCGTGTTGCCCCAGCCGAACCTGACGGTCGAACTCCGTGACCCACAACAACAGCCGGTGGCGTCGTCTAAGACGGACGCGAAGGGCGCCTTTCACTTCGCCGGCGTGAAGCCCGGCAAGTACCTCGTGTGGAGCATCAAAGCGGCGTCGCAACGCGTTGACGCCGCCGCCGTCGATGTCCAGGCGGGCGCCGAAGCGAAAGTCGACCTGCGGCTATCGTTCTGA
- a CDS encoding 3-ketoacyl-ACP reductase: MAGKKAALVTGGTRGIGLGVALRLAQSGFDVAVNGRRPAEDVQDALDQLTAQGAEVLYCRADIASADDRQRMVDEVFERFGRLDALVNNAGVAPDVRADLLDASEESFERLIRINLQGPYFLTQLAAKRMIEQAPSDAGMRGVVVNVSSVSATVASVNRGDYCISKAGVAMATQLWAARLAEYGVSVYEVRPGVIRTDMTAGVTEKYDRLIADGLTVEPRWGTPDDVGRAVAVLACGELSYATGNVILVDGGLTLPRL, translated from the coding sequence ATGGCTGGCAAGAAAGCGGCGCTGGTTACCGGCGGCACCCGGGGCATCGGCCTCGGGGTCGCCTTGCGGCTCGCGCAGTCGGGCTTCGACGTCGCCGTCAACGGCCGCCGCCCCGCGGAGGACGTGCAAGACGCGCTCGACCAGCTGACGGCGCAGGGCGCCGAGGTGCTGTACTGCCGTGCCGACATCGCCTCGGCCGATGATCGCCAGCGGATGGTGGACGAAGTGTTTGAACGCTTCGGTCGTCTCGACGCGTTGGTGAACAACGCCGGCGTCGCCCCGGACGTGCGCGCCGATTTGCTGGATGCTTCCGAGGAGAGCTTCGAGCGTCTAATCCGTATCAACTTGCAGGGGCCCTACTTCCTCACACAACTCGCCGCGAAGCGGATGATTGAACAGGCCCCTTCGGATGCAGGTATGCGCGGCGTGGTGGTGAATGTCTCGTCGGTCAGTGCGACGGTGGCGTCGGTCAATCGCGGCGACTACTGCATCAGCAAAGCGGGCGTCGCAATGGCGACGCAGCTGTGGGCCGCGCGGTTAGCCGAGTATGGCGTCTCTGTCTACGAGGTCCGTCCGGGCGTGATCCGCACCGATATGACGGCGGGCGTCACGGAGAAGTACGATCGCCTCATCGCCGACGGGCTGACGGTCGAACCCCGGTGGGGGACACCCGACGACGTCGGCCGGGCGGTCGCGGTGCTCGCCTGTGGAGAGCTTTCTTACGCGACGGGAAACGTGATTTTGGTCGATGGTGGACTGACGCTGCCGCGGCTGTAA
- a CDS encoding glycoside hydrolase family 88 protein — MIQINWQITPSDLLPKLDRLWSASAAKIDAIEASLPPGSPSPVFTVEGRYTARGWTEWTQGFQYGAALLQFDATGDERFLQLGIDRTVDAMAPHLTHVGVHDHGFNNVSTYGAIWRLQREGRLPEDAWLRRFCELALKVTGAVQAARWSPTIDGGGYIYSFNGPQSLFVDTIRSCRALAVSHQLGHALLGERDEKISLLGRLIDHAKATARYNLWYGDGRDAYDVRGRAAHESVFNTKNGEYRCPSTQQGYSAFSTWTRGLSWAMVGFPEELEWLATLDDAEFEPFGGRDAVEAVFLKAAQATCDFYIEHTPTCGIPYWDTGAPGLALLGDYLDRPAEPFNAHEPVDSSAAAIGAQGLLRLGRYLESRGDGEAGGRYRQAGLTVLDTLLSPAYLSTDDSHQGLILHSVYHRPNSWDHIPAGQSVPCGESSMWGDYHARELALYVQRLAKGEPYYTFFGPTAS; from the coding sequence ATGATTCAGATCAACTGGCAGATCACGCCGAGTGATTTGCTCCCTAAGCTCGACCGGTTGTGGTCGGCCTCCGCCGCGAAGATCGACGCGATCGAGGCTTCGCTGCCACCGGGATCGCCTTCGCCGGTGTTCACGGTCGAGGGCCGCTACACGGCGCGCGGCTGGACCGAGTGGACGCAGGGCTTTCAGTATGGCGCCGCGCTGCTGCAGTTCGACGCGACGGGCGACGAACGCTTCTTGCAGCTGGGAATCGACCGCACGGTCGACGCCATGGCGCCGCACCTGACGCACGTCGGCGTTCACGACCACGGGTTCAACAATGTCAGCACCTACGGCGCGATCTGGCGGCTGCAACGCGAAGGCCGACTGCCGGAGGACGCCTGGCTGCGGCGGTTCTGCGAGCTGGCCCTCAAAGTGACCGGCGCGGTGCAGGCGGCGCGGTGGTCGCCGACCATCGACGGCGGCGGTTACATCTACTCGTTCAACGGCCCGCAGTCGCTGTTCGTCGATACGATCCGTTCGTGTCGGGCGCTCGCTGTGTCGCATCAGTTGGGCCACGCTCTCTTGGGCGAACGGGATGAAAAGATCAGCCTGCTCGGCCGGTTGATCGACCACGCCAAGGCGACGGCGCGCTACAACCTTTGGTACGGCGACGGCCGCGACGCCTACGATGTCCGTGGCCGAGCGGCGCACGAGTCGGTCTTCAACACGAAAAACGGCGAGTACCGCTGCCCCTCGACGCAGCAGGGTTACTCGGCATTCAGCACCTGGACCCGCGGTCTGTCGTGGGCGATGGTCGGCTTCCCGGAGGAACTCGAGTGGCTCGCCACGCTCGACGACGCCGAGTTCGAGCCGTTCGGAGGTCGTGATGCCGTCGAGGCCGTGTTCCTCAAGGCGGCGCAGGCGACTTGCGACTTCTACATCGAACACACGCCGACTTGCGGCATCCCCTATTGGGACACCGGCGCGCCGGGCCTCGCGCTGTTGGGCGACTATCTCGACCGCCCCGCCGAGCCGTTCAACGCCCACGAGCCGGTCGATAGCTCCGCCGCCGCAATCGGCGCCCAGGGCTTGTTGCGGTTGGGTCGCTACCTAGAATCGCGCGGCGACGGCGAGGCCGGCGGGCGTTATCGTCAGGCGGGGCTCACAGTGCTCGACACGCTTTTGAGCCCCGCGTACCTCTCGACCGATGACAGCCACCAGGGCTTGATCCTGCACTCGGTCTACCACCGCCCCAACAGCTGGGACCACATCCCGGCGGGCCAGTCGGTCCCGTGCGGTGAGTCGAGCATGTGGGGCGACTACCACGCCCGCGAACTCGCTCTATACGTTCAGCGGCTAGCGAAGGGCGAGCCCTACTACACGTTCTTCGGTCCCACAGCGAGCTAA
- a CDS encoding DUF1559 domain-containing protein, producing the protein MERKPATDRAAAGFTLVELLVVIAIIGILIALLLPAVQAAREAARRCSCRVNLKQVGLATQNFFDTNRHLPPPKAGDFGATEDHGGALIVLLPYLEEGSLYDTYDVSQLLSAPANAPITTAVVETYLCPSMRPPVLGPVGTAPAFGYGSYLISTRTYFGAGGNPDGAFARVTPGKPYSLGFKDITDGSSKTFLIGEINYAFESKERIPSIDSYNEHGFAWAKGYWLHAWGHMSTPPEAPPGEPDIFTPGDREALYGLFNNNKTRYPSDSHRTFRSDHAGGVQFAMLDGSVRFVPTDTDVNVRRALVTRAGDEVVEAL; encoded by the coding sequence ATGGAACGGAAACCAGCAACTGATCGCGCGGCCGCAGGCTTCACGCTCGTGGAGCTCTTGGTCGTGATCGCCATCATCGGGATCTTGATCGCGCTGCTCTTGCCCGCGGTTCAAGCGGCGCGAGAGGCGGCACGGCGGTGCAGCTGCCGCGTCAACCTCAAACAGGTCGGCCTCGCGACGCAAAACTTTTTCGATACGAATCGCCACTTGCCGCCACCGAAGGCCGGTGATTTCGGTGCGACCGAAGACCACGGCGGCGCCTTGATTGTGCTCTTACCCTATCTGGAAGAGGGCAGCCTTTACGACACGTACGATGTGAGTCAGCTCCTCTCCGCGCCGGCCAACGCGCCGATAACGACCGCCGTGGTGGAGACCTACCTGTGTCCCTCGATGCGCCCGCCGGTGCTAGGTCCTGTGGGGACGGCTCCAGCCTTCGGCTACGGCAGCTATCTAATTTCAACGCGGACGTATTTTGGCGCCGGCGGCAATCCCGATGGCGCCTTCGCGCGCGTGACGCCTGGTAAGCCCTACAGTCTAGGATTCAAGGATATAACCGACGGCTCTTCCAAAACTTTCTTGATCGGTGAGATCAACTACGCCTTTGAATCTAAAGAGCGGATTCCTTCCATCGACAGCTACAACGAGCACGGCTTTGCGTGGGCGAAGGGTTATTGGTTGCATGCATGGGGTCACATGAGCACTCCCCCAGAAGCGCCGCCGGGAGAACCCGATATCTTTACCCCCGGCGATCGGGAAGCCCTGTATGGATTGTTCAACAACAACAAGACTCGCTACCCTTCGGATTCACACCGAACTTTCCGCAGCGATCACGCCGGTGGCGTTCAGTTCGCGATGCTGGATGGGTCTGTCCGGTTTGTACCTACTGACACTGACGTCAATGTCCGCCGCGCGTTGGTGACGCGGGCGGGCGATGAGGTCGTCGAGGCGTTGTAG
- the hemP gene encoding hemin uptake protein HemP, producing MAETPLPEDSTVGSVPVRPGTCPTSALLARSVRSADLFGGAKMVLIEHAGEQYRLIVTKNDKLILQK from the coding sequence ATGGCTGAAACGCCGCTACCCGAGGACTCCACCGTCGGTTCGGTGCCCGTCCGCCCCGGGACCTGCCCCACCTCCGCTCTGCTAGCGAGAAGCGTCCGCTCGGCCGACCTCTTCGGGGGGGCCAAGATGGTGCTGATCGAGCACGCCGGCGAGCAGTACCGGCTGATCGTCACCAAGAACGACAAGCTCATCCTGCAGAAATAG
- a CDS encoding sensor histidine kinase translates to MRIPIRFQLMGPLVAVAAVSLATVAVVYGQLATRQTRQRIECQVSGVTQVLRQSSFPLTDKVLQQMAGLAGAELLLTDDAGTPIAASSRRADAAATAVNESSHSTTADQSLGKTLTTPAGVYFHSTWPVDRPDRSGAARTLHVLVAKTEYDAAWRAAFLPPILVGAIASAAIAGVTLLATGRLSRLMARIGGEVRRLADGDFRPVETPRLNDESRDLALAVNRAAARLAEYEEEVRSTERLKTLATLGAGMAHEVRNAATGCRMAIDLHAEECDASTSGRDTLDVAKRQLGLIEGRLKQYLSVGKGASDGAIETVDLTQVARDALELTAAAARHAGASVGSQLPAGVCPVRGVPEDLTHAVVNLLLNAIEAAAKRQALVGTPAAVSIQLRSDARCATLQVRDSGSGPDASVAPRVFEPFASDKPEGVGLGLVVVRSAVELGGGAVTWDRVEDETRFLLQMPLATEDCQHA, encoded by the coding sequence TTGCGTATCCCGATCCGATTCCAGTTGATGGGCCCCCTCGTGGCGGTCGCGGCGGTGAGCCTCGCGACGGTGGCCGTGGTCTATGGCCAGCTGGCGACGCGCCAGACGCGCCAGCGGATCGAATGCCAAGTGAGCGGCGTCACTCAAGTGCTGCGGCAGAGCAGCTTCCCGCTCACCGACAAAGTGCTCCAACAGATGGCGGGCCTCGCCGGCGCCGAGCTGCTGCTCACGGACGACGCTGGGACACCGATCGCCGCCAGCAGTCGTCGAGCCGACGCCGCCGCGACTGCCGTCAATGAGTCGTCGCATTCGACCACCGCGGACCAATCGCTCGGCAAGACGCTCACAACGCCAGCGGGCGTCTACTTCCATTCGACATGGCCCGTTGACCGGCCGGACCGATCCGGCGCCGCGCGGACGCTGCACGTGCTCGTTGCGAAGACCGAGTACGACGCCGCTTGGCGGGCGGCCTTCCTGCCGCCGATCCTCGTGGGCGCGATCGCTTCGGCGGCGATCGCCGGCGTTACGCTTCTGGCCACCGGTCGCCTCAGCCGCCTCATGGCCCGCATCGGCGGTGAGGTCCGCCGGCTCGCCGATGGTGACTTCCGTCCCGTTGAGACGCCACGCCTCAACGACGAGTCGCGCGATCTAGCGCTCGCCGTCAACCGCGCGGCGGCGCGCCTCGCCGAGTACGAAGAAGAGGTGCGTTCCACCGAGCGGCTCAAGACGCTGGCGACGCTCGGCGCGGGGATGGCCCACGAGGTCCGCAACGCCGCCACCGGCTGTCGGATGGCGATCGACCTGCACGCCGAAGAGTGCGACGCGTCGACCTCGGGCCGCGACACGCTCGACGTCGCCAAACGCCAGCTTGGTCTTATCGAAGGCCGGCTCAAGCAATATCTCAGCGTCGGCAAGGGCGCGTCGGACGGCGCCATCGAAACGGTCGATTTAACCCAAGTCGCCCGCGACGCCCTCGAACTCACCGCCGCCGCGGCTCGCCACGCCGGGGCTTCGGTCGGTTCGCAACTGCCCGCAGGCGTGTGCCCGGTGCGCGGCGTCCCCGAAGACCTCACGCATGCGGTCGTCAACCTGCTGCTCAACGCGATCGAAGCCGCCGCCAAACGCCAGGCCCTCGTCGGGACGCCGGCCGCCGTGTCGATCCAGTTGCGGAGCGACGCCCGCTGCGCCACGCTACAGGTTCGGGACTCGGGGTCGGGCCCCGACGCCAGCGTCGCGCCGCGGGTGTTCGAGCCCTTCGCCTCCGACAAGCCCGAGGGGGTGGGCCTCGGGCTTGTCGTCGTGCGTTCCGCCGTCGAGCTTGGCGGCGGAGCGGTCACATGGGACCGTGTCGAAGACGAGACCCGCTTTCTCCTACAGATGCCGCTAGCGACCGAGGACTGCCAGCATGCCTAA
- a CDS encoding sigma-54-dependent transcriptional regulator: MPKVLIVDDEESICWGVARVCEKLGHPTRSASSAEAGLREAASWRPDLIVLDVRLPGVDGITAIESFRALLGPVPIVIVTAFGDMATAVRAVQSDAFDYLLKPFGVQDIQAIIERALKRAPRSIEPPPSAGSDLIGASTVMQSLYKRVALAAASEASVLLQGESGSGKELVARAIHRHSARSKGRFVAVNVAALSPSLAESELFGHVDGAFTGATRTRPGLLAQADGGTLFLDEVADIPLPLQVKLLRALEEGAVVPVGGDEPTPTKFRVVAATHQNLSQCVAAGAFRHDLYYRICAFEVAIPPLRQRVEDIPALAAHFMSLAGRSSVRLSEATLDELRSREWPGNVRELRNAIEHACVLSRSGVIYPEHLPPAQRRLDGPMPATSELAAVAARRADELLDDPASEAVVYERLMAEIERPLFERALARYGNECAPAARALGLHRTTLKRKLDELESST; this comes from the coding sequence ATGCCTAAAGTGTTGATCGTTGACGACGAAGAGTCGATCTGCTGGGGCGTCGCTCGTGTTTGTGAGAAGCTCGGGCACCCGACACGGTCCGCCTCGTCCGCCGAGGCCGGACTGCGCGAGGCGGCGAGTTGGCGACCCGACCTCATCGTCCTCGACGTGCGGCTGCCGGGCGTCGATGGCATCACAGCGATCGAATCGTTCCGCGCATTGCTCGGCCCCGTGCCGATCGTCATCGTCACCGCCTTCGGCGACATGGCGACCGCCGTCCGCGCCGTGCAGAGCGACGCCTTCGACTACCTGCTCAAGCCGTTCGGCGTGCAGGACATTCAAGCCATCATCGAGCGCGCCCTGAAACGGGCGCCCCGTTCGATCGAGCCGCCACCGTCGGCCGGCAGCGACTTGATCGGCGCCTCGACCGTGATGCAGTCGCTCTACAAACGGGTCGCCCTCGCGGCGGCATCGGAAGCCAGCGTCCTCTTGCAAGGCGAGAGCGGCAGCGGCAAGGAACTCGTCGCCCGCGCGATTCATCGTCACAGCGCCCGCAGCAAGGGCCGCTTCGTCGCGGTCAACGTCGCCGCGCTGAGCCCCTCGCTGGCCGAGTCGGAACTCTTCGGCCACGTCGATGGCGCGTTCACCGGCGCGACACGCACCCGGCCGGGCCTGCTCGCCCAGGCCGACGGCGGGACGCTCTTTCTCGACGAGGTCGCTGACATCCCGCTGCCGTTGCAAGTGAAGCTGCTCCGCGCACTCGAAGAGGGCGCCGTCGTGCCGGTCGGCGGCGACGAACCGACGCCGACCAAGTTTCGGGTGGTCGCCGCGACGCATCAGAACCTGTCTCAGTGCGTCGCTGCCGGCGCATTCCGTCACGACCTCTACTACCGCATCTGTGCGTTCGAGGTCGCGATTCCGCCGCTGCGTCAGCGCGTCGAGGACATCCCAGCGCTCGCCGCCCACTTCATGTCGCTAGCGGGCCGATCGTCTGTACGCCTCTCAGAAGCAACGCTCGACGAGCTGCGGTCGCGGGAGTGGCCCGGCAACGTCCGGGAGTTGCGCAACGCCATCGAGCACGCCTGCGTGCTCTCTCGCAGCGGCGTGATCTACCCCGAGCACCTGCCGCCCGCGCAGCGGCGCCTCGACGGGCCGATGCCGGCGACGTCGGAGCTGGCCGCTGTCGCCGCGCGCCGCGCCGATGAACTGCTCGACGACCCTGCCAGTGAAGCGGTGGTCTACGAACGGCTGATGGCGGAGATCGAACGCCCCCTCTTCGAGCGAGCGCTCGCCCGATACGGCAACGAGTGCGCCCCTGCCGCCCGCGCTCTCGGTCTGCACCGCACGACGCTCAAGCGCAAGCTCGATGAGCTTGAGTCGTCGACGTGA